CCTTAAAAACCTCCTTAATATTGCTGGTTTTAGTTTCGATCCTTTATGAGTATGTAATGTTGATTTAAGATGGATAGATaggttttgttgaaatcctcaaaTAAGAGCGATTCATTCTCTGTTCTTCCACAGTGGTGGAGCCGTGATCTCATGAAGCACAAGGGTTCCTTCCCACACGTCTTCATACCTTTCCCAACTGCTGTAAGAAGATCAGGTGTCTCTCCTCAAACTGAGCTGGCTCCTGATTCTCCAAGCCCCCCGTCGACCAGGCAGAGGCCGGTGTCCTGTTCGGCAGGACGTCAACGTCCACGATCATCTCATagtctgaaaagaaaaacaagcatgtaaacaagaaaaactaaatgatgGGATAGCTCACATATGAAATAAATCAACATCGAGTGAATTTGAGTCCCTCTCTTACAGATGGGCTTTGTGGTTTCTTTGTAGGAGAAATAATTCGATAGAAAATACAGCACTTATTAAAAAATATCATTCCTAAAGCAGACTCAACTAAAAACAGGGTTTTGTCCCATCTCTACCAGCAGGGTTTTGTGACACATCTCTGGTATTGGTGCATTGTGTAACACTAGATGCGTCTGCGAGGATATTTGAGATTCAACACAGCTGTGACCTAAATTCCCTGTTGTGACACCACCAGTGGAGCTCTGTCCGGCTGGCTGGGGATCGCTGGGCACCTACCTGGCGTGAAGAGGCTGTGGAGGTCACGGATGACGGCGCGGAACGTTGGCCTGAACGTGGGCTCGTAGTCCATGCAGCTTGTGATCAGATTGGCCAGCTCAGTCCACTTTGGGGCAGGAAGGTGGTGGTGGTCCTCGTAGAACAGGGTTTTCTACCAGacatttcaaacacaaactcttCACTCGCAGATTCTAAATACGTGCAAATACAAGCTGAAAATGAGTGCTTAGATTTCCCTGTGCAAGTAAATGAAGCCAAACACAGAAGCAGGTTTTGTTCACTTACCTTGGAGTTGTCAAGCGTTGCTAAAGGTCTCTCCCCCCCACTGCAGATCTCCCATAGAGTGGTGCCAAAGCTCCACTTGTCTGCAGCCAGGCTCAGGTTGGCAGGCTCCTCGATACACTCAGGGGGAACCCAGGGGATCCTCTCGATCAGGACTGatcacacagaaaaacatttaaccCACCGCTGGCAGTAAACTCTACATGTTCATTCAAAGCAATTGTTGAAAACATCTTCAACCATCTTTTTTCCCTAtattttcacaacacaacaatacacacacaatgaaggAATGAAAGATTTAAGATGACACCATCTCACTGGAGTCACACTCTTCGTTAAATAGGTTGTTACTGCCATCTGTTGGTTGAAGAAGTGCATCACACTGAAGCAGAGCGAAGACTCACCTTCTTTGGGCAGGACAGTGATGCTGATGCCAGGATCAGTCAGTTTGATGAAAGGCGTGTTTCCAGCCCTCCGGTCCTCCTCTCGGATCAGAAGAACGTTTTTAGCGCACACGTTCCCATGGACAAGTAGCTTTTCTTCCTGCAGGTACATAAAAGGAGATAAACATCAGTCTCTTTCATTTACATATCTTTGTTATTAGTCAATCTGTATTTCCATTTCTGTACCTAATTTTAGGTGTTAAAGTTTGAAGAATTGAAACTTTGTGAATGACGTGTAAATGCATCAAATGAGACACCACAGGGATTCGTACCAGGAAGTTCATGGCCCAGGCCAGCTGCTTCGCCACTTCAAGCTTCCACAGGATGTTTATAGAACTCTTGTTCTTCTTCAAGTAAGTGTCCATGGAGCCAAACTTCCCGTACTCCTGAACCATGATGTCTGGAACAAAGTATTTTATGTgaattttaaaatcatttcaatATCTTGCGATCCTCAACCCAAGTTTTACACATGTTAttttcaaacataatgttattaTTCTTTGCAGAGGGTGTtaaacagagacacaagcaAGGAGACAGAATGAAGTGTCactctgtaaaatgtttttctgcatTAAATCCCATGTATCTCTTTAGGTTTGGTCCAGATAACACTACTGTGGTTTCAGTACAACTTCTGAGCAACGCAGACGTGCAGGAGAGATGTGTGAGAATATCCCCGATACGTCCAGCTCACAGGAGTAGAGCATGGTAAACTTATCAATATATCATAATGACACACGCTCGCAATGGTCGTCAATTTAATGGCAAACTGTGTGGACATTCTAGGACACAACTGTGTCCTTGTGGCAGGACACCTGGAGAGAGACGGGTCGTCCATCTCTCTGAAGCAAACTTACTCTcttctccacagacacacacgccgtAGTTAAAGATCAGGTGCTTGTGGGACAACTGACTCATCATGCTGGCAGCTTCAAAGAAAGACTGCAGGACAAGACAAAGATAGAAAACCACATTATTCATGTCAGAGGTCGGCTTCGCTAGCTGCGATTCACcgaagacaaacacagaagagGGAACATCTCAACCAGGTTTTTGTCTAAAACATGAACCCACAATTCAAACTGCTGCGCTTGGCTTCCATAGATCAAACTCACTGGAAAATGACAAAGTTAGATTAGTTTCTAATTCTAAACCTTACAAATGTAATATTGatgcaaaataaaacactgacgGTTGCTTTCCCTGCCAATGTTGTCTTCTTAACGGTTTGTAGTAACTAACAAAGAAGTCAAATTAGCCGACTGCAGCATGAAGAATACATTTCAGTTTGAACATTCAGTATTGTTTACTTTATGTATCTTCAACAATCACTAATGAGTGGCAGTAAAAATCAAACCGTGTCCCTGTGAATAGGACGTTTTGCACAGTGTCGAAGCCACACACCTCAGAGTAATTCCTCTGGGTCTGGTCCAGCACTTTCATCACAACTTCTGTTTGGTGCACTTGTCCGTAGTCCGTCAGCTCCTTGCGGACTCCTTTGAAGATCTTCGTCAATGTCCCTTGACCGAGACTCTCCATCTGACAGGAGGGTCATTGTTGCATTGAAAATCATTAACATTCAATACAAGCATAGATGAGGAAATATATGTTATCTTAAGGGTCCTGAAAAAATGCAACCAAAACATACAAAGTCCAGATCTTCTTTCCTGATCTTGTGAAACACCATTTGATTGATGTTGTGTCGATGCAGTGATGGAGACAGAGGCACTTCTGAGCCCTTGTTGCTCCGGCACACAAGCAGGCAGGACTTTTCTgaggatggaaaaaaaagaaaagaaaaacaatatgaaattaAACCAGTTACCAGTTGAGTGACCAAACTCAACAGACAGAGAAACGTGAGAAACCCTGGTGTGAGCCGGGGGCAAATTGCTTAGACATTAGAGGTTATTGTCGACTGAAATCTCAAAACATACACTGTGCATATCCAGGATGTTATGTTATGTGTACCTTTGGCGTTAGGTGGACAGCACTTGCTGAACTGGAAAATGACGCTGTCTGAGCGCACAGTTTCCTTTTGGTAACAGCTGAGTAGTTCCTGAAGGCTACTGAAGTTTCTTTTGGCTCCGCTGAGGTTGAACTCCCGACTGGCAGACTTGGTTATCAGGCAGTGCTTGTATTCCACAGTGTTGAACACCTGAATGCAAGGAAGTGAGAATGGAGGTAATTTGAGTTTTCAGATTCACTGAATCATAAGTTAGTCACAATAtcagagaaactctggagaaacagGATCTTCAGATCCGGTTTCAGttctaaaatgataaaaaaaaagatcaagataaaaaaaatgctacAGGGTAATCTGCCTGGTGTGTGGCTGTCTGTCAGGGAGCTGACAGGTTTGCTGTTATCCTCTTTACACATTCAAGTACTACAAGGATTATCCATACTACCTCTGTTGATAATCTGTGAAGGAAAACTGGCTTTGAAGAACCTGGAGAACCTGGAGAACCTGAGCGACCGCTTTCAGACTCTGTGTCCTGAAAACATGGCTGACACACGCATGCCACACCCATGGGATGAAGTTTGTTGATGAATTTAGTATCTTTTGGACGTGTAAAGGCTTTGAACCTGATCTGCTTCATCCAAACATGACTGCGTCCAGACTCCTTGGTGCCAACCCACGTCATCCTCATTAAATGCCATACCAAAACAAGAACGTGTGGATAAGCGTGAAggacagtgcacacacacacagatcttcaGCATGTTTCTCTCCCAGCTAAAATGATCCTTTGCTTCACATCATCTAAAGCAGTCAGACGATGTTTCTGTCCTGATCAATGACCCCCCCCTTCATCAAACACCCACCAATTCAGGATGTTCCATGTTTCCCAGAGGTCGGGGTGAAGGCGTGATGGCGGTGGGGGATGTAGTTTGGAGGGGAGGAGTGTGACCATGGTCTTTTACTGTCGCTGCAATTTAGGATTTCCCCTACACAGCCTCTTTATTAAGTCATGATTGCATCAATTATCTGGATCTATTACACGGTTAGAGGTAATATGAATATCTAAAGCATAAGAAACTAGAGGCCTGCTTATCTTTTTGGGAAAGAAATCCTAAAAACATTGTTATATGCATTGGATTACTACCAGGACTTTTCctggttaaattaaaaaatacatattatctGTCAGACGAGACACATATGAAGCCAATCCCGTTGTTGCACTTAGGTTAGTGAAATCTTGCACATGTGTAGGAGAAGTATAACCCATGAGAAAAAAAGGTGGTGGCCTGGTCAAACACATAGAAGCACTCGGAGGCCCATTGTGAGGTTTGTTGTTGACACCTGACTAAAGAGCAGTACTGGTGCAGCAACACTGGTAAAGACTTGTCCTCCAAACTTTTTATCAGTCAGACATAACAGGAAAAGAGGAGGGACTGCAGCTATTTTCTCTACACAACAAGTGACATCATGACATTGACCTGGGTGAATTACCATCACTGTTTGTACAAGAAGTCTGAGCCAATCTTATGTAACATCAGCAGATATGAGAGATGCCTGGAcgcctttcaactcaccagataTGTAAATGAAGCCACTTATCACAGTATTGTAGTAACAATAATAGCAGGCTCAAGTTCATGTGTTACGATGCCAAACTAATGTTAACAAAGATTAAGGATAAATTCCTTTTGGTTTAAAAGAGAAAACCTTATCCACCTTATGTTACATTAACTATGGCCATTTGTACCTGGTTTAtggtttattcattcattcaaggtCTATTTTCAGGTGGAGCACTcacaaaacatatattttctgtattataaACAACCCAGATCTACATTTCTTGAATGAGCTggaaaggatttagttttggtGAAGTGTTGCCGGCGTCCACACAGGAGTGCTACTAACCTCAACAGGGAAAGTCAGGAAATACTTGTTGAAGTCTTTCGGGCTGCATCTCAAAATGTAAAGGCCCTGCTTGTTTCCACACTTCTGAAGTCGGCTGATGGCAAACTCCATTCtgcaaaacagcaacaacaaacaacatgcaGGGAAGACACAACAGGTTATTGCCTGCATCTCCCAGGATATAAACACCGACGACCTTAGAAAAGCTTGTACATTTTGGACACTATTTTGAAAGCACTTGAGTAGGAACACCTGACTATTGTCTTATCAGCAATCATGAGGCAGCAGTGTATTTATAAAATCATGCAGATACAGGTCGGGAGCTTCAGGTAATGTTCACATCAAATATAAGTTTATAGGGAAAAAGGTGAAGTCAGTGAGCGTCACATCACTGTTGGCGCCAGACTGGCTGGTTCGATATATTTCTGAAACTGCTGATGTCGTTGGTTTTTTACTGCAAATCAGATGGatgttataaaaaataaataaatatatattcagtgGCAGTTCTGCAAATTTTTGGATGAGATGAGTCAGAATGGTCAGACTGGGCGGAGCTGACAGAAAAGCATTGTTGATACAAATCAGAGGAGTCATCTATTAGCTCCACACTTGAGTGAGGCAGTGGTGGCGCCACAGTTTAGCACAATACGGACATTTCATTATCCAAAGGTTAAGATTAGGCTATGTGGGTTGTGTTCACATtgattataatatttatttcttagtttttattcattcaaaatatatattttttgaggCAATTATCcctatttgtattgtttgtgtaaaaatttaggatttgatgtttttttactcaCGAAATCGCGCCGTGGCAGTGAGACGCAATGACCTCCACAAGCCTCGGAGGTGCCACTTCTTTACATAGGTAGTGATGTGCGTCTGCAGTCAGCCGATAGTAGCCGTCAACCAGGGACACAAAGGAGAGCGCCTCAGACAACCCGGGAAACTCCAGCTCCTGAAATGTATGAAAAACCACAACAGAGCCCACCAGGAGGATTCTGTCAGACATGATGgtgcaaaaaaaactgaaatcataTCATACAGTAGACAGATAGAGGTTTAAACAGTGAAATTACCATATTCTTTCCATCCTGTGTGTTGATGGTGACCACCCGACCCTCAGTAGCGCCCTCCTTGTTTGCCAGTTTGATGCTGATGTCAGTGACATCTGGGAAATCAGAAAAAGTCTGCAGCTCCTGGACAAACAGTGAAACAAAAACTTACCActatgtttttgtgtaatcaagCCCAACACTCCTGTCGTTTCACTGTTTCACAGTATCCTGTCGACATTTTATACTGTTCTGAGATAAAGTCAGTGAAAAGTCCAACATGTTCATTAAAATACAGCTTGGATGACCGCACCAACCTCATCAGAATCTTTCAACTTCTCTCGACACCACTGGACGCCAGTGTCTGCTGCCACCAGGATGAAGACCTGTCCCCTCTTAAGCTCTCTGACCTCGAAGGTCTCTGTGTAGAAGCCCTTCTCCAGGGCCTCCATGCTGATGAGGTACTTAAGCTTGAGATCCCGCGCTGTGGTCCGACACTGACTGAACTGCTGAATGAAGCGCTTGAAGCGAAAGCGGATTCGCTTACGTGTGAGGAAGTTGCAGTCCTGGATCTGAGCTCTCATGTCCTTTGGCAAAAAGGACTTGTAGCTGGAAGAGATTCAACAGAGTTTTTGTTATGAGCATCGAACGAGACGACGTAAATCCCTaccaaatatgaatatatgtaattCTTATTTTGAATGCTTTGTGAAAATACAAGAAGAAGCAACAATTATTAGCTTGAACGTGATAAAAAGCAGCCTTCGTTTTTCACGTGTACCTTGTAGTGTGATATATGTCCAGCGGCGACATCTGTCTTTCTTTGGCTGTCCTCGTCATATCGAGTACAGCCAAGCCGAGGCACTCTTCCTGAGTCTCATGGGAGTTTGGGATCTTCACCGAGCCGTTCACGAAGTCATTCctccactgcacagagacgATGAGAGCAACACATTGGACTCAGCACTTAGGGTGTGTGGAGATGTGTTGGAGGAGTCACTTGTATgatgttgattgattgattgattgattgacttatGTAGAATGTGTGCACAACCTTGTGCTCGTATGAAGTACCACAGTCAGATTCAGGGAATATTCTTCGACCGCTGCCACAATATCAAAGTTTAGGATATCACATTgatttttttctactttttacCATTGGAAATGGGTGAACTCTTGTTATATTTAATTGGTTTTGGCTATTGCCTACTGAGACGATGGTTTGCGTAGCCGCTCATCAATATTGACTGATTGTGCAAGTGGATAACTTAATGTTAATTGTTGAGCTCTGACGCTGAATGTTTGCTCCCTCAATCccaaagaaatatatttttttaagatttcaAAATGCTCTTCCTGTGGAGATAAACTGAGTACCTGACAACTAAAATAAACTAACGGTAAAGCAATGCATTTCAACCAGTGCGATTAGCTATAAACCTAATTTGCTTTGAATATTTCCAGACTTCAACCAGTGCTGCTGTAGCAGCTGTAGCAGTGAGGGAGGGTCAGGAAAGGATAACTGCAGCTAATAATGTGAGAAAtgtaggagaggaggaggacagcagcCAACATGCTGCTGTGAGGGAGCCAGCTAGTGGAGAAGCAACAGGTGGGATTGACAGCAAGAGCCGAGGCTGAGCCGTGTATACACATTATAttgtgtgtacatatatatataggataTATATCCCACCGCCTTTTCCAGCCACCACCACAAATTGAATtcaattctgtgggaaacactgcttCTACCTGCATGTCACAATAGCCGTTCCTCATCACAAACCCAGAGACTCTGCTCTAGATTACACAGTGAGGAATTCAACATCACCACAACACAAGATCTGAACAGCTGTCTGAAGTGAATGCGTAGTGGCTCAAtggctgcaaacacacattgtgCTACACCCCGAAATGACCCCCGCAGCTGCGCTTCCCTTCTCCCCTTCAGGCTTTTTCCCCGACACACCGAGGCAGATTTCCACAGGCGCAATTCCACGTAATCCTTTAGTTCACTCAGATGCCACGTGGAGCATTTTGTTCCTCCTGTCCTACACAGATATATCTATTGTTGGTGCCATGAGgggtaaacaaaaaaaaagtaattacaACAAACTGTCAACAGAAAGACAGCATAATGGAAAATGTTCAAACTACATAAAATTCCTCTTTAGCATCTTTTGGCCTTTAGGGCTTTTATAGAGCCAAATAACTGGTCATCCAAGGTCAGACTGACCTGCTGGGGAGCCCACGGGCAAACTATCACTCCATGTGGACCCCTGTCATCCCTAATAACATCTATCATGGCTGCTAACCAACCATGTTGAAGATCTAGCACCATCCTCACTCACTGTGTGAAAGTTTACTACAGTTCCAGCTGCAAGGAAGACCCATACTTCAAACCCCTGCCCTACTGGAGACTGGAGGCTCATCTCATTCCCATTATGCTTTGGACAAAGAGAGGGAAGTTCCTTCATAAATCAACTGATGCCAACATTGATTCAAGACACACATTCCTAGTTAGTGACTAAACTTGTAAAACGGACAACAATAGTGAGGGTGATGCTTACTGATATGTCCAAAGCCCTTGATATTGTGGACCGTCCGTGCCCAGCTGCTGCAACATCTGGCCAACATGGAGCTGTGCCCTACACATTCAATCTGGGTATCCACTTGGCCAGAGGTTACTTCATGGAGTTAACCACAAAGCACTAAGGTTTTCACCTGGGACACTCAAACTGAACCCAGAGTAGAAACAGTTCTACTTTCTGACACTGTACATACTACTATGTTATGGCCATTTGGTTTGGAGTGGGGTAATGTCCTTTAGGTGAGGTACAATAAAAGCCAGGCTGTAATgctagaaagagagaaaaaagtttCCCTGATGCCATCTCCAAAAGCTGCTTCCCACCACTGCAAATCCCATCTCTTGCTAACAGTAGGGACCAAGGGTTTCGTTCTAAACAAACTATGATCCTTTAAACTTTTGTTACAGAAAAAAGCCTTGAGATAAACACGAGGACACATGTTGGTGCCAACTACCCACAAAGACGCTCTTTTGTTTACAACTAATGATGGAAAACCTTCTAACATTTCCTATCCATCGCACATGAGGTTGAACAAATGAAAAGTACCAGTTTTAACGTTGAAATCTTTCTTTCTCCGTGtgcaatgttttaaatattcatttccAAAGAGGAGATGGGACCTAATCCGCAGGTAACAAACAGTTCGCTCTGCACGACTATCAATGATGTGACCTACATGTTCTCTATTGTAGAAGACTGGTCTGCAAggcaacatacacacataaactgATAATCTGATCTGCACTCATTTCCAACCAGTACATGTATAATAAAAGGAGTAGCTGTGTAGTGAGGTGCTCACCTGAGAGAAGAGGTAGGACATTACAAAGTCATCAAGCACAGGGCTTTCTGACCCCTTGGCAACACCGTGCCGATATGCTCGGGATGCTCCACCACTGTACCAGCCAGGGAAGTAGTACCTGTGGAATATGGTAATGAAGAAAATCCATTAAATCCCAAAGGATATCatcattttgaattttttttaaagatactaATGAGACAATAACCTTATTCTGAAAAACACATCTTCCGAGGCCGATTCGTTGAGCTGAAAGATGTGGTTTGGTGAAAACCACAAGCAGTCGCTCTCTCGGTAGAGGCCGAACAGGCTGCAGTACAGAGGTGAAATACCTGAAGCAGATAAAGAATGAGGAAGCATATTTTTAAAACTTACATATTTTATGAAGTAGCATGTTCTTTAAAACAGTacatcttatctatactgtgtGTTTCTAGCTTGATCAAACTACAATCTCGTTGTATAAATCTAACTATAAATAGATTTTCACAAAGCCGATCATCTAAACAACTTCTAACCTGGCAGCTGTGATTCTGACAAATAGAGGAAATAAGGCTGAGAGTTTATTAGATTTGATTTTACTTTACTTAAACCGGCACTTACTGATGATTCACTTTAAATTATTTCCCTAATGACATTTGAATAGATTATATTCCAGCTTCAGGGGCCTCTGCACACATTGTGTTAATTCAGGGGGAATGTTTTTCTTCACAGCAGATGCTAGAAAACAAATTGTTTCAAGTACCAACACAGGTGAACAGAGGGTCAATGAAGAATATGTAAAATGTCAGCTGTGTTTGGTTTATCCCCAAACACATAACATACAACTCCACAGACATGCAGGTTGGGCCTGGCTCTGTGTATTAGTTGCATCACACTTATATTGACTCTTAAATTgtgcaaaaaattaaaaacacagaaaaagagcAAAGCAAAGCTTCCATATTTACACAAATACTTCAAGTAAAGAAAGTTGGACAGACTGTCAACAAAGCCTGGAGATGACTGAACAACCCAACGATTTTTTCCACTGATAGGTTCTCACTGTGGCCTCTTGATAACCTTATCTTGGGACTTATGCCCCGAGTTACATAAAACACATGAATGGGGGTGCTTCACGCAGGCCGAGTACTCACTGCATGCCTTGGCTGCGTCTATACACAGCTCTTCAGCCACATAGTCCCCAGGTGGGTAGCTGAGCAGGCTGCAGTCAACCCCTCCCTGGCCGCTGTAGTAGAAGTGAAGCCTCAGAACAGCGGCGGCCGGTCTTGTGTCTGGAGAATCCCGGTGGGCGTTCCCGTTTTGGTGCACCACAGGGAATGTCTCGGTCACAGTGTCCATGGCGAGCTGGGCGGCCATCAACAACACGCATTGAACCTACAATCAGTTAAATGGAAAATGTCAGCGGGACTAATGATAGATTATTTTTCTTACTGAAGAAGGGTGAATTTTAATATCATGACCAAGAAACATGTTCTCAGTTATCGAAATTAAAGTATTACGTaaagctgcagcacagaggaaACATTGTTTGCGAACGGTTATAACATCTGtaaatctatttaaaaataGGTTACTTGCAGTATCACTGTAAAGAAAATAAGTACATGTTTAACCTTTAGCTAAATTAGTGTTAATCAAGTATTAAGTGTATAATTGTCTCCTTAATTTATTATGATGAATACATTCATACATACAATTCTCAGTGGGAGGTGTAGAATCTTTGGACTGTGCAGAAGCAAAGCAGAATATTTAAAACCCTTAtttctgcagcttctctttACTTAAGCCCCACTTCCCTTAACTTAAAGACAGTGTTATATCAAGGTACTAACATAATTAAGGATCCAAGCTTACATATGCAATGTCATTGCTTCTTTTAACGTTGAACTTGAAATTGAAATCCCCCCTGGAGATAAAGTCaggatttaaaattaaaaaaacataaattgtcGATAAGTAAAACCTGTTAAATCAAGTTTTAAATCACAGTGGACAGAAAACTACATATCTTTCTGTGACGCAGTAAATCAGGAGGAT
The genomic region above belongs to Pleuronectes platessa chromosome 4, fPlePla1.1, whole genome shotgun sequence and contains:
- the jak2b gene encoding tyrosine-protein kinase JAK2; its protein translation is MAAQLAMDTVTETFPVVHQNGNAHRDSPDTRPAAAVLRLHFYYSGQGGVDCSLLSYPPGDYVAEELCIDAAKACSISPLYCSLFGLYRESDCLWFSPNHIFQLNESASEDVFFRIRYYFPGWYSGGASRAYRHGVAKGSESPVLDDFVMSYLFSQWRNDFVNGSVKIPNSHETQEECLGLAVLDMTRTAKERQMSPLDIYHTTSYKSFLPKDMRAQIQDCNFLTRKRIRFRFKRFIQQFSQCRTTARDLKLKYLISMEALEKGFYTETFEVRELKRGQVFILVAADTGVQWCREKLKDSDEELQTFSDFPDVTDISIKLANKEGATEGRVVTINTQDGKNMELEFPGLSEALSFVSLVDGYYRLTADAHHYLCKEVAPPRLVEVIASHCHGAISMEFAISRLQKCGNKQGLYILRCSPKDFNKYFLTFPVEVFNTVEYKHCLITKSASREFNLSGAKRNFSSLQELLSCYQKETVRSDSVIFQFSKCCPPNAKEKSCLLVCRSNKGSEVPLSPSLHRHNINQMVFHKIRKEDLDFMESLGQGTLTKIFKGVRKELTDYGQVHQTEVVMKVLDQTQRNYSESFFEAASMMSQLSHKHLIFNYGVCVCGEENIMVQEYGKFGSMDTYLKKNKSSINILWKLEVAKQLAWAMNFLEEKLLVHGNVCAKNVLLIREEDRRAGNTPFIKLTDPGISITVLPKEVLIERIPWVPPECIEEPANLSLAADKWSFGTTLWEICSGGERPLATLDNSKKTLFYEDHHHLPAPKWTELANLITSCMDYEPTFRPTFRAVIRDLHSLFTPDYEMIVDVDVLPNRTPASAWSTGGLENQEPAQFEERHLIFLQQLGKGNFGSVEMCRYDPLQDNTGEVVAVKKLQHSTTEHIRDFEREIEILKSLQHENIVKYKGVCYSAGRRNLRLIMEYLPFGSLRDYLMKNRERIDHKKLIHYTSQICKGMEYLSSKRYIHRDLATRNILVESELRVKIGDFGLTKVLPQDKEYYMVKEPGESPIFWYAPESLTESKFSVASDVWSFGVVLYELFTHSDKMSSPPAVFMSMMGNDKQGQLIVYHLIELLKSGSRLPQPLGCPTEIHEVMEECWDNDPCLRPSFKELALRVDLFRDSKEF